The proteins below are encoded in one region of Clostridium estertheticum:
- a CDS encoding endonuclease MutS2 encodes MNTKSLKVLEYYKIKEKIKAYTHTTAGKDIIDNLEPYTNVYEVKEHLQETNEALLLLSRKGSAPFEGIYDVRSAIIRASKEASLMPMQLIRIAQMLRCARLFQNYVGNKADELSSRVLEDICIGIVPIKKLEDEIFMAIISDEEISDRASSLLFSLRKSLKDKNASVKDKVTSLVRTYARYLQESLYTIRGDRYVIPVKIEHKGSVPGIVHDQSSSGATLFIEPMSLVNLNNEIKEIMLKEKAEVERILAELSYKIYENINIVSNNANIVWELDFIFAKAGYALEINAIIPKVNEDGIIDIIEARHPLIDPKVVVPSNIYLGRDFTSLVITGPNTGGKTVTLKTVGLIQLMAMSGILIPAREGSMVSFFHEIFADIGDEQSIEQSLSTFSSHMTNIVNIIAKADIKSLALFDELGAGTDPTEGAALAVSILENLRARGTKVVATTHYSELKGYALKTSGVENASVEFNVDTLSPTYRLIIGVPGKSNAFEISKRLGLPDYIIKSARENISKETLEFEELVQSLQEKSIKVERDARESEILKLEASKLKDKYQEKLYKLENIRENAMYEAQREAKRLIKNAKEESDVILKNMRELEKLGYSSEARQKLEEERLKIKNKLDNIEIHVEKNNETLGEKVKNVKQGEEVYLPSLNQKVIVISKPDKKGEVQVQAGIMKINVKVEDLRVSKLSQEDKKKAKIKKREMKLNLSNVSTSVDLRGMDSEEAIFTVDKYLDEACLGGLKEVTIIHGKGTGVLRKSITDMLKRHGHVKAYRLGNYGEGGSGVTVAEIK; translated from the coding sequence ATGAATACAAAATCATTAAAAGTTTTAGAATATTATAAAATTAAAGAAAAAATTAAAGCTTACACGCATACTACGGCAGGTAAAGATATTATAGACAATTTGGAGCCTTACACAAATGTTTATGAAGTAAAAGAACACTTACAAGAAACTAATGAGGCGTTACTTCTTTTATCAAGAAAAGGAAGTGCTCCTTTTGAGGGGATATATGATGTTCGATCTGCAATAATAAGAGCATCCAAGGAAGCATCGCTTATGCCAATGCAGCTAATCAGAATAGCTCAAATGCTACGGTGCGCTAGATTATTTCAGAATTATGTTGGCAACAAGGCAGATGAATTGTCCTCTAGAGTTTTAGAGGATATATGTATTGGTATTGTTCCAATAAAAAAATTAGAAGATGAAATTTTTATGGCTATAATTAGTGATGAAGAAATTTCTGATAGGGCTAGTAGTTTACTTTTTAGTTTAAGAAAATCTCTAAAAGATAAAAATGCCTCTGTAAAGGATAAGGTAACTTCATTAGTTAGGACTTATGCAAGATATCTTCAAGAAAGTCTTTACACTATAAGAGGGGATAGATACGTAATTCCCGTTAAAATAGAACATAAAGGGAGTGTTCCAGGAATTGTGCATGACCAAAGTTCTTCAGGAGCTACACTTTTTATTGAGCCAATGAGTTTAGTGAATTTAAATAATGAAATTAAGGAAATTATGCTCAAGGAAAAAGCTGAGGTTGAGAGGATTTTAGCAGAACTTTCTTATAAAATATATGAAAATATAAATATTGTTTCAAATAATGCGAATATAGTATGGGAATTAGATTTTATTTTTGCAAAGGCAGGGTATGCACTAGAGATTAATGCCATTATTCCAAAGGTTAATGAAGATGGAATAATAGATATAATTGAGGCGAGGCATCCGCTTATAGATCCAAAGGTTGTTGTACCTAGTAATATATATTTAGGAAGAGATTTTACGTCCCTTGTAATAACAGGACCTAATACAGGTGGTAAAACAGTAACATTAAAAACTGTTGGTTTAATTCAGTTAATGGCTATGAGTGGAATTTTAATCCCAGCAAGAGAAGGTTCTATGGTTAGCTTTTTTCATGAAATATTCGCAGATATAGGCGATGAGCAAAGCATAGAGCAAAGCTTATCCACCTTTTCTTCACATATGACAAATATAGTAAATATAATTGCAAAAGCAGATATAAAATCATTAGCTCTATTTGATGAATTAGGAGCTGGTACAGATCCTACTGAAGGAGCAGCTCTTGCTGTTTCAATTCTAGAAAACTTAAGAGCAAGAGGTACAAAAGTTGTTGCAACTACTCATTATAGTGAATTAAAGGGATATGCGCTAAAAACTTCAGGGGTGGAGAACGCTTCTGTAGAATTTAATGTTGACACGTTAAGCCCAACCTATAGATTAATAATAGGAGTACCAGGTAAATCAAATGCTTTTGAAATTTCAAAAAGATTAGGACTTCCTGATTACATTATAAAAAGTGCAAGAGAAAATATTTCTAAAGAGACATTGGAATTTGAAGAATTAGTACAAAGTTTACAAGAAAAAAGCATAAAGGTAGAGAGAGATGCTAGGGAATCCGAGATACTAAAACTAGAAGCTAGCAAGTTAAAAGATAAGTACCAAGAAAAATTATATAAACTTGAAAACATAAGAGAAAATGCAATGTATGAAGCTCAAAGGGAAGCAAAGAGACTTATAAAAAATGCTAAGGAAGAGTCAGATGTTATTCTTAAAAATATGAGGGAACTAGAAAAACTAGGATATTCCTCTGAGGCAAGGCAAAAGCTTGAAGAGGAAAGACTTAAAATTAAAAATAAGCTTGATAATATAGAGATCCATGTAGAAAAAAACAATGAAACTCTAGGAGAAAAAGTTAAAAATGTAAAACAAGGGGAAGAGGTATATTTGCCATCTCTTAACCAGAAGGTAATTGTAATCTCAAAACCGGATAAAAAAGGTGAGGTACAGGTTCAGGCTGGTATTATGAAGATAAATGTTAAAGTAGAGGATTTGCGTGTATCAAAACTTTCTCAGGAAGATAAGAAAAAAGCTAAGATAAAAAAGAGAGAAATGAAGCTAAATCTAAGCAATGTATCAACCTCTGTAGATCTAAGGGGTATGGATTCCGAGGAGGCTATTTTTACTGTTGATAAGTACTTAGATGAAGCATGTTTAGGAGGACTTAAAGAAGTTACCATTATTCATGGTAAGGGAACAGGAGTTTTAAGGAAGTCTATTACAGATATGCTAAAGAGGCATGGTCATGTTAAAGCATATAGATTGGGTAATTATGGTGAAGGCGGTAGTGGAGTTACAGTCGCCGAAATTAAATAA
- a CDS encoding anion permease, translating into MTKSSSNSLYSDKYIKFLIAIIVGIIIWFIPAPIGVKPQAWHMLAIFVATIVGCILKPFPIGALSIIGLTVSILSGTVTTKIAIEGFGNSSIWLIVMAFFISRGFIKTGLGTRVAYLFVRSFGKKTLGLCYSIIFCDLVIAPATPSNTARAGGIIYPIIKSLSEAFGSKPEDGTERKIGSFLIFCEFHGDIITSAMFMTAMAGNPLAQSLAATFGVKITWLGWFIAAIVPGVISLIVIPLIIYKLYAPEIKSTPDAPKFANDALKEMGPLKRSEKFMALIFVIVLLLWVTGTITNIDATLTAFIGLSLLLTTEVLTWDDVKSEKGAWDTLMWFSVLVMMATQLNKLGLIPWFSNAIGQNVKGFSWPIILIVLLLAYFYSHYIFASSTAHVSAMYSAFLGVAIAGGVPPMLAAISLGVFGNLFASTTHYSSGPAPILFGSGYVSQNKWWSLNFILGIVYFIIWIGGGLVWWKIIGLY; encoded by the coding sequence ATGACAAAAAGTTCTAGTAATTCGTTATATTCTGATAAGTATATTAAGTTTTTAATAGCAATTATCGTAGGTATTATTATATGGTTTATACCAGCTCCTATTGGAGTTAAACCTCAGGCCTGGCACATGCTTGCAATTTTTGTTGCAACAATCGTAGGGTGTATTTTAAAACCGTTTCCAATTGGAGCGTTGTCTATAATAGGATTAACTGTATCAATTCTATCGGGAACTGTAACTACAAAAATTGCAATTGAAGGTTTTGGCAATAGCAGTATATGGCTTATAGTTATGGCATTCTTTATTTCGAGAGGTTTCATAAAAACAGGTCTCGGAACAAGAGTCGCTTATCTATTTGTAAGATCCTTCGGGAAAAAGACCCTTGGGCTTTGTTATTCAATTATTTTCTGTGATCTTGTAATAGCGCCTGCTACTCCAAGTAACACAGCAAGAGCAGGTGGAATAATTTATCCTATCATAAAATCTCTTTCGGAAGCTTTTGGTTCGAAACCTGAGGATGGAACTGAAAGAAAAATAGGATCATTTCTTATATTCTGTGAATTTCATGGAGATATTATAACTTCTGCAATGTTTATGACAGCGATGGCAGGCAATCCATTAGCTCAGAGTCTTGCCGCAACTTTTGGAGTTAAAATTACTTGGCTTGGGTGGTTTATAGCGGCTATTGTTCCAGGTGTTATTTCTCTTATAGTAATACCTCTTATAATTTATAAACTATATGCACCGGAAATTAAAAGCACTCCTGATGCACCAAAATTTGCCAATGATGCCCTAAAAGAAATGGGACCACTTAAAAGAAGTGAAAAATTCATGGCGTTAATATTTGTTATAGTACTTCTCTTATGGGTAACAGGAACCATAACTAATATAGATGCAACGCTTACAGCATTTATTGGACTTTCTCTTCTTTTAACTACTGAAGTTCTAACTTGGGATGATGTAAAGAGTGAAAAGGGAGCTTGGGATACGCTAATGTGGTTCTCCGTACTTGTTATGATGGCAACTCAGCTTAATAAACTTGGACTAATCCCATGGTTTAGTAATGCAATTGGACAAAATGTAAAGGGATTTAGTTGGCCAATTATTTTAATTGTTTTACTTTTAGCTTATTTCTATAGTCACTATATTTTTGCAAGTTCAACAGCACATGTAAGTGCTATGTATTCAGCATTCCTTGGAGTTGCAATAGCAGGAGGCGTTCCACCTATGCTTGCAGCTATAAGTTTAGGAGTATTTGGAAATCTATTTGCTTCAACAACTCATTATAGTAGTGGTCCTGCACCTATTCTTTTTGGTTCAGGTTATGTAAGCCAAAATAAATGGTGGAGTTTAAACTTTATTCTTGGAATAGTATACTTTATTATATGGATTGGTGGAGGTTTAGTATGGTGGAAAATTATTGGATTATATTAG
- a CDS encoding Fe-S-containing hydro-lyase, translating into MEIKHITTPLTQEKLKSLKSGDSVLISGTMYTGRDAAHQRLVDAINNGEKLPFDPKDAIIYYVGPAPTKPGNVIGSAGPTTSYRMDDLTVPLLELGLTGMIGKGLRSKTVVDSMKKNGAIYFAAIGGAGALISKSIKECEIIAFEDLGPEAVRKLTVVDFPAVVVIDSEGNNLYETERKKYQK; encoded by the coding sequence ATGGAAATCAAACATATAACTACTCCATTAACACAGGAGAAGTTAAAGAGTTTAAAATCAGGAGATAGTGTCTTAATATCAGGAACTATGTATACAGGAAGAGATGCAGCTCATCAAAGGTTAGTAGATGCAATCAACAATGGCGAAAAATTACCTTTTGATCCAAAAGATGCAATTATATATTATGTAGGACCTGCTCCAACTAAACCTGGAAATGTAATAGGATCTGCTGGTCCAACTACTAGTTATAGAATGGATGATTTGACTGTTCCGCTTCTTGAACTAGGTCTTACTGGAATGATTGGAAAAGGACTTAGAAGCAAAACCGTAGTAGATTCAATGAAGAAAAATGGCGCTATTTATTTTGCTGCAATAGGAGGAGCTGGAGCTCTCATTTCTAAATCAATAAAAGAATGCGAAATTATTGCTTTTGAAGATTTGGGTCCAGAAGCTGTTAGGAAACTTACTGTAGTAGATTTCCCAGCCGTTGTTGTAATAGACAGTGAAGGTAATAATCTTTATGAGACAGAAAGAAAAAAATATCAAAAATAG
- a CDS encoding GTP-binding protein has product MTIKNNIRNIGIVAHVDAGKTTLTEQLLYQSGSSRILGSVDKGTTHTDSLAMEKQRGISVKAAETDFTYKGTNVHVIDTPGHIDFSSEVERSIGVLDGAIVVLSSVEGVQPQTEVYFNALKELNTPSIFFINKLDRIGASPYKTIKDMKKLLTNKLIPLQLVHEENNEFIFNNIFDNVDFAKNILEIKDESFKQLLEDIIDILGNNNEEILNQFFAETLTLGMLKNEITLQANAGQVYPVLYGIALRGEGIKDLLDGIIDYLPGPENLDDLGLSALVYKISHNKTLGKIAHIKIFSGSISTRDDILNVTTNKREKITMIKKVVNQKPVDVSSASSSDLVMVSGLNCSTYDVLGSKTHIPTLKTITTPLLTLRIYAKVQEDYVTLVEALTILQEEDPLLNMEWIKEKKEIHLRIMGKIQIEYIEDILMERFNVQVTFGPPSVIYRETPITSGYGESRYTMPKPCWAIVEFLIEPLPKGSGLIYESKVRTEKVKLKYQREIEDNIDKILSQGIYGWPVTDLKITFTNGEDHVMHSRSGDFAASSAMGIMRGLREIGTTLLEPIINFRITVPENVGGRVLNDIIKMRGSFETPFIHNDTFTIEGKMPVSTSLEYPGDLSKIASGKAIITTGFSGYEPCSLEIGAVRERIGVNPLDRAKFILSVRNAL; this is encoded by the coding sequence ATGACGATAAAAAATAATATTAGAAATATTGGAATAGTAGCTCATGTAGATGCTGGTAAAACAACTTTAACCGAGCAACTACTTTACCAAAGTGGTTCTAGCAGGATTCTAGGTAGCGTAGATAAGGGTACAACCCATACAGATTCTCTAGCTATGGAAAAGCAAAGAGGTATTTCAGTTAAGGCTGCTGAAACAGATTTTACTTACAAAGGAACAAATGTACATGTTATAGATACTCCTGGGCATATTGATTTTAGTTCTGAAGTAGAAAGAAGTATAGGCGTTCTTGATGGCGCTATAGTTGTATTATCATCTGTCGAAGGAGTACAACCCCAAACAGAGGTATATTTTAATGCTTTAAAGGAATTAAATACGCCTTCAATATTCTTTATAAACAAACTCGACCGTATAGGGGCATCTCCCTATAAAACTATTAAGGATATGAAAAAGCTTCTAACTAATAAACTTATACCACTACAATTAGTTCATGAAGAAAACAACGAATTTATATTTAATAACATATTTGACAATGTAGATTTCGCAAAAAACATATTAGAAATAAAAGATGAATCCTTTAAACAATTACTAGAAGATATAATAGATATACTAGGTAATAATAATGAGGAAATTTTAAATCAATTTTTTGCTGAAACTTTAACCCTAGGAATGTTAAAAAATGAGATAACCCTGCAAGCAAATGCTGGCCAAGTTTACCCTGTGCTATATGGCATAGCACTGAGAGGTGAAGGAATTAAAGACTTGCTTGACGGCATAATAGATTATCTCCCAGGACCTGAGAATTTAGATGATTTAGGACTTTCAGCCCTTGTATATAAAATATCCCATAACAAAACCTTAGGCAAAATAGCTCATATAAAAATATTTAGTGGATCAATATCGACTAGAGATGATATTTTAAATGTAACTACAAACAAAAGAGAAAAGATTACTATGATTAAAAAAGTAGTTAATCAAAAACCAGTTGATGTATCATCCGCAAGTAGCAGTGATTTGGTAATGGTGAGTGGCTTAAATTGTAGCACCTATGATGTCCTGGGAAGCAAAACTCATATTCCGACTCTTAAAACTATCACAACTCCTCTTCTCACCCTAAGAATTTATGCGAAAGTTCAGGAAGACTATGTAACTTTGGTTGAAGCTTTAACAATACTTCAAGAAGAAGATCCTCTTCTTAACATGGAATGGATAAAAGAAAAAAAAGAAATTCATCTTAGAATTATGGGTAAAATCCAAATTGAATATATTGAAGATATTTTAATGGAAAGATTTAATGTGCAAGTTACCTTTGGTCCCCCCTCTGTTATCTACAGAGAAACTCCTATAACAAGTGGCTATGGTGAATCACGTTACACAATGCCTAAACCTTGCTGGGCTATAGTTGAATTTTTAATTGAGCCACTGCCAAAAGGAAGTGGACTTATTTATGAATCAAAGGTTCGAACTGAAAAGGTAAAACTAAAATATCAAAGAGAAATAGAAGATAATATCGATAAAATTTTAAGTCAAGGGATTTATGGCTGGCCAGTTACGGATTTAAAAATAACCTTCACCAATGGTGAAGACCATGTTATGCATTCACGTTCAGGAGACTTTGCCGCATCCTCTGCCATGGGGATCATGAGAGGCCTACGTGAGATAGGTACTACCCTACTTGAACCCATAATTAATTTTAGGATTACAGTACCTGAGAATGTAGGTGGAAGGGTTTTAAACGACATTATAAAAATGCGTGGTAGCTTTGAGACTCCATTTATACATAACGATACATTTACAATAGAAGGTAAAATGCCTGTATCAACTTCCCTTGAATATCCAGGAGACCTTAGTAAAATCGCTTCTGGAAAAGCAATAATCACAACCGGGTTTTCAGGCTACGAGCCCTGCTCCTTAGAAATAGGAGCAGTAAGGGAAAGAATTGGTGTAAACCCCTTAGACAGAGCTAAATTTATACTCTCTGTGAGAAATGCATTATAA
- a CDS encoding fumarate hydratase — protein MRKVDVKEIENALKDMSIKTNFYVGEDVLCAFHKAEKEETSPVGRDIISNLLKNAEIAKNDQVPICQDTGMAVVFVEVGQEVELIGGNITDAINEGVRRGYKEGYLRKSVVEDPLKRKNTGDNTPAVIYYDIVPGDKVKVTLAPKGFGSENMSRLKMLKPSDGLAGVLDFVVEAVSLAGPNPCPPIVVGVGIGGTSDKAMYLAKKALTRDIGSHNETEHLKEIELTLLEKINALGIGPQGLGGNTTALAVNVEAFATHIAGLPVAVNINCHVARHAITII, from the coding sequence ATGCGTAAAGTGGATGTAAAAGAAATTGAAAATGCTTTAAAAGACATGAGTATTAAGACTAATTTTTATGTGGGAGAAGACGTATTATGCGCCTTTCACAAAGCCGAAAAGGAAGAAACATCTCCTGTAGGAAGAGATATAATAAGTAATTTACTTAAAAATGCTGAAATTGCGAAAAATGATCAAGTCCCAATTTGTCAGGATACAGGTATGGCTGTAGTATTTGTAGAAGTAGGTCAAGAAGTTGAGTTAATAGGTGGAAATATTACAGATGCCATTAATGAAGGAGTACGACGTGGATATAAAGAAGGATATTTAAGGAAATCCGTTGTAGAAGATCCTTTAAAACGAAAAAACACAGGGGACAATACTCCTGCTGTAATCTATTATGATATTGTGCCAGGTGATAAAGTCAAAGTAACATTAGCTCCAAAAGGTTTTGGTAGTGAGAATATGAGTAGATTAAAAATGCTTAAACCATCAGATGGATTAGCTGGTGTACTTGATTTTGTTGTAGAAGCGGTTTCACTTGCAGGTCCAAATCCATGTCCACCTATTGTTGTAGGTGTTGGAATTGGAGGTACATCAGATAAAGCAATGTATCTTGCTAAGAAAGCTTTAACAAGAGATATTGGTAGTCATAATGAAACTGAGCATTTAAAAGAAATTGAGTTAACTTTACTAGAAAAAATTAATGCACTAGGAATAGGACCTCAAGGACTAGGTGGAAATACTACAGCCCTTGCTGTTAATGTGGAAGCTTTTGCAACACATATTGCTGGATTACCAGTGGCAGTAAATATTAATTGTCATGTTGCAAGACATGCAATAACAATAATATAG
- a CDS encoding glycosyltransferase family 4 protein — MKVLLCVRQDYYRNFAVDSMKVIKTAEYLRKLGVTVDINDGGIYDYSSYDIVHLFNIDTAGETYRYYKIAQFYKKSLVISPMHWNMKKYHIINNEIESMKLYEKCSSYKEEILKRSKAIICNSELEKELIKSEFHVSVYNEVIHNGVEVENDDIPLYNFKERYNLNNYVLCVGRISESKNQLSLCKICAELGKQLVLIGNVNDNEYLEKCTNFKNVVYLGFMDNYNVYNAYRFAKVHVNPSFVGMPGLSSLEAAASGCNIVSTKGGCAKEYFKEMALYCDPYDNKSMYDVVKEGFEKRKDNILKNYVNQNYNYEKLTNDLYKIYLEILN, encoded by the coding sequence ATGAAAGTTCTATTGTGCGTTAGACAAGATTATTATAGAAATTTTGCAGTGGATTCTATGAAAGTGATCAAAACAGCTGAGTATTTACGTAAATTAGGAGTAACTGTAGATATAAATGATGGTGGAATATATGATTATTCTAGTTATGATATAGTACATTTATTTAACATTGACACCGCAGGGGAAACATATAGATATTACAAGATTGCACAGTTCTATAAAAAAAGCTTAGTGATTTCTCCTATGCACTGGAATATGAAGAAATATCACATCATAAACAATGAGATTGAAAGTATGAAGTTATATGAAAAGTGTAGCAGTTATAAAGAGGAGATTTTAAAAAGAAGTAAGGCTATTATTTGTAATAGTGAATTAGAAAAGGAACTTATTAAGAGTGAATTTCACGTTAGTGTATATAACGAAGTTATACACAATGGTGTAGAAGTAGAAAATGATGACATACCTTTATATAATTTTAAAGAGAGATATAATTTAAATAATTATGTTTTATGTGTTGGGAGAATAAGCGAAAGCAAAAATCAACTTTCTTTATGTAAAATATGTGCAGAGCTTGGAAAACAATTAGTTTTAATAGGAAATGTAAACGACAATGAGTATCTTGAAAAATGTACTAATTTTAAGAATGTAGTCTATTTAGGATTTATGGATAATTATAATGTATACAATGCATATAGATTTGCAAAGGTGCACGTAAACCCAAGTTTTGTAGGAATGCCTGGCTTATCATCTCTTGAGGCAGCAGCAAGTGGGTGCAATATCGTTTCAACTAAAGGGGGGTGTGCAAAAGAATATTTTAAAGAAATGGCTTTATATTGTGATCCATATGATAATAAAAGTATGTATGATGTTGTAAAAGAGGGGTTTGAAAAGCGTAAGGATAACATTCTTAAAAATTATGTTAATCAAAATTATAACTATGAGAAACTAACAAATGATTTATATAAAATTTATCTGGAAATTCTTAATTAA
- a CDS encoding DUF3656 domain-containing U32 family peptidase: MKKIELLAPAGSMESVYAAVQMGADAIYMGGSKFSARAYASNFDEENITLAVDYCHIYGVRVYVTLNTLAKDNELKEIMEYVGFLYSIGVDALLVQDTGLIYLIRNNFPDFELHASTQMTVHNGEAALFLKKIGFKRIVLSRELSLEEIDYISNTLNVETEVFVHGALCICYSGQCLMSSIIGGRSGNRGRCAQPCRLPYTLIDKANNKEHKAYLLSPKDTCTLDSLKDIVASGTSSLKIEGRMKRAEYVAGTVEIYRRALNNIYNNKIQKLDKDTKVLTQLFNREGFSKAYLYGNKGKDMMAYKVPKNSGIPIGIAGSDLTVTLLEDVALKDGIMFLEDGFTLSKIIKDGVDVEVALKGDRVLLKPTKFRAGDSLYKITDVLLMNKLAESYSDKYRRKIRINLLIEFSVNKPLRISTNYLGRTFEMIGDLVQKAINKPLDKDRIIKSLSKTGDTPFLINEVTFESFEDGFMPMASLNLVRRELVESVQNFIIEKYKRGNTNRQINYNKGLALQEDDKEIELTQEKDKIMPETLIVVSTTSQLKAATQMGFNNIAINPFMRGCTMDLNIKDVNIYIKVPNIIKGEFESVCEFIENNLGNIKGIITANLGIISRFNKRTMVIGDYKLNIFNSYAGDFYKDFLAGTCISAELNAAEIKKIAYKSSLPLQIMVYGKYELMVSEYCAIGSVFGDKSENKTCLGNCSKGSYTLKDRKGIEFSINTDKYCRSYIYNNVPVNLIPNIEEIKKNKIASFRLDFIEESYDETIEVLTNYISKEWQGDFKNYTRGHYKRGVE, translated from the coding sequence ATGAAGAAGATTGAATTATTAGCACCTGCTGGCAGTATGGAAAGTGTATATGCAGCAGTGCAAATGGGAGCAGACGCAATTTATATGGGAGGAAGCAAGTTCTCGGCAAGAGCTTATGCTTCTAATTTTGATGAAGAAAATATAACTCTTGCAGTAGATTATTGCCATATTTATGGGGTACGCGTATATGTTACTTTAAATACGCTAGCAAAGGATAATGAATTAAAAGAAATTATGGAGTATGTAGGATTTTTATATAGCATTGGAGTTGATGCATTACTTGTCCAAGATACTGGATTAATATATTTGATAAGAAACAATTTTCCGGATTTTGAATTGCATGCGTCAACGCAAATGACTGTTCATAATGGAGAAGCTGCCTTATTTTTAAAGAAGATTGGGTTTAAAAGAATAGTTCTGTCAAGAGAGCTTAGTTTAGAAGAAATTGATTACATATCTAATACTTTAAATGTGGAAACAGAAGTTTTTGTTCATGGAGCTTTATGTATATGTTATTCAGGACAGTGTCTTATGAGTAGCATTATTGGAGGGAGAAGTGGGAATAGAGGCAGATGTGCCCAACCATGTAGATTACCATATACTCTGATAGATAAGGCTAATAACAAAGAACATAAAGCATATCTTTTAAGCCCTAAGGATACTTGCACATTAGACAGTTTAAAAGACATAGTTGCAAGTGGTACATCTTCACTTAAAATTGAAGGAAGAATGAAAAGAGCAGAATATGTTGCAGGTACAGTGGAAATATATAGACGTGCGCTTAATAATATTTATAATAATAAAATACAAAAATTAGATAAGGATACTAAAGTTTTAACTCAATTATTTAATAGAGAAGGATTTTCAAAGGCATATTTATATGGTAATAAAGGAAAAGATATGATGGCATACAAAGTTCCTAAAAATTCTGGAATTCCAATCGGTATAGCCGGAAGTGATTTAACAGTAACACTTTTAGAAGATGTTGCTTTAAAAGATGGTATAATGTTCCTTGAGGATGGGTTTACTTTATCTAAAATTATAAAGGATGGAGTAGATGTAGAAGTAGCACTAAAGGGTGATAGGGTTTTATTAAAACCAACTAAATTTAGAGCTGGAGACTCCTTATATAAAATAACAGATGTTTTATTAATGAATAAGCTCGCAGAAAGTTATAGTGATAAATATAGAAGGAAAATTAGAATAAATCTTTTAATAGAATTTAGTGTGAATAAACCTCTAAGAATTAGTACGAATTATCTTGGTAGAACTTTTGAAATGATTGGAGACCTTGTACAAAAAGCGATAAATAAGCCACTAGATAAAGATCGTATAATTAAGAGTTTATCTAAAACAGGGGACACACCTTTTTTAATAAATGAGGTGACTTTTGAAAGCTTCGAGGATGGATTTATGCCAATGGCATCATTAAATTTAGTAAGGCGAGAATTAGTGGAATCTGTGCAAAATTTTATAATAGAAAAATATAAACGAGGGAATACTAATAGACAGATTAATTATAATAAAGGACTTGCACTACAAGAAGATGATAAAGAGATAGAATTAACACAAGAAAAAGATAAAATTATGCCTGAAACTCTCATTGTAGTTTCAACGACTTCGCAATTAAAGGCTGCAACACAAATGGGATTTAATAATATTGCTATAAATCCTTTTATGCGTGGATGCACAATGGACCTAAATATAAAGGATGTAAATATTTACATTAAGGTTCCTAATATTATTAAGGGCGAATTTGAAAGTGTTTGTGAGTTTATAGAAAATAATCTAGGTAATATAAAAGGTATTATAACTGCTAATTTAGGAATAATTAGTAGATTTAATAAAAGAACAATGGTTATTGGTGATTATAAATTAAATATTTTTAATAGTTATGCAGGAGATTTTTATAAAGATTTCCTTGCTGGAACTTGTATTAGTGCTGAATTAAATGCAGCAGAAATAAAAAAAATTGCGTATAAAAGTTCGCTTCCACTTCAAATTATGGTATACGGAAAATATGAACTTATGGTTAGTGAGTATTGTGCTATTGGTAGCGTTTTTGGTGACAAGAGTGAAAATAAAACTTGCCTAGGTAATTGTAGTAAAGGATCTTATACACTTAAAGATAGAAAAGGTATAGAGTTTAGTATAAATACTGATAAATATTGTAGAAGTTATATCTACAATAATGTTCCTGTTAACTTGATACCTAATATTGAGGAGATTAAAAAGAATAAAATTGCTTCATTTAGATTAGATTTTATAGAAGAAAGTTATGATGAAACTATTGAAGTTCTTACAAATTATATTAGCAAAGAGTGGCAAGGCGATTTTAAGAATTATACAAGAGGTCATTATAAAAGAGGCGTTGAATAA